In one window of Zhihengliuella sp. ISTPL4 DNA:
- the raiA gene encoding ribosome hibernation-promoting factor, HPF/YfiA family, giving the protein METSIVGVGVGITDRFRTVVDEKIAKIQTLAAKAQRLDVKVTHRAYRNGRVPDETVELTLVGKGPVVRAEAVDGDKFVALDLAIDKMTEQLRRAKEKRVDGRQHPRGPHFEKGSGSLEGIDVQPASAEVLRAVATGSIPVQNEEEEDYSPVVIRTKSFEAEWMTVEEAVDRMELVGHDFFLFVDARTDHPSVVYRRKGWDYGVIALSTQAPPAEALAS; this is encoded by the coding sequence ATGGAAACGAGCATCGTGGGCGTCGGAGTGGGCATCACCGATCGCTTCCGCACCGTCGTCGATGAGAAGATCGCCAAGATCCAGACACTCGCCGCCAAGGCGCAACGCCTGGACGTGAAGGTCACCCACCGGGCCTACCGCAACGGCCGCGTCCCGGACGAGACGGTCGAGCTGACGCTGGTCGGCAAGGGCCCCGTCGTCCGCGCGGAAGCCGTCGACGGCGACAAGTTCGTGGCGCTCGACCTCGCGATCGACAAGATGACGGAGCAGCTCCGCCGTGCGAAGGAGAAGCGGGTCGACGGGCGGCAGCATCCGCGTGGTCCGCACTTCGAGAAGGGCAGCGGCTCACTGGAGGGCATCGACGTGCAGCCGGCCTCCGCCGAGGTGCTGCGCGCCGTGGCGACCGGCAGCATCCCCGTGCAGAACGAGGAGGAAGAGGACTACTCTCCTGTCGTCATCCGCACCAAGAGCTTCGAGGCCGAGTGGATGACGGTGGAGGAGGCCGTCGACCGGATGGAGCTCGTCGGGCACGACTTCTTCCTGTTCGTCGATGCCCGCACCGACCACCCGAGCGTCGTCTACCGCCGCAAGGGCTGGGACTACGGCGTCATCGCCCTCAGCACGCAGGCGCCGCCTGCCGAGGCGCTCGCCTCCTGA